TCATCAGGTGGCTGCCGAGGTTCATGCTCATGAAGCTGGCGAGTTGCATGAAGCCGGGATAGACCCGCCGCCCGTGGCCCGGGTAGCGCATCGGAACGGTCGCGATCACGGTGTGGCGGAACCACTCGATCGGGCGCTCCATCGCCAGGTCGTTGACCGTCGTCGGCGAGCAGCGCGTGTCGATCGGGCCGCCCATCATCGTCAGCGTGGCCGGGCGCGCCGGGTGCTTGGCAGCGCCCATCACCGCAGTGGCCGCGAAGGCGGGAACCGAAGGCTGGCACACTGCGATCATATGTGTGCCCGGACCGATGTATTCGAGATATTCGATCAGGTAGTCGATGTAGTCATCGAGATCGAATCGGCCGGCTTCATCGGGCACCATCTTCGCGTCGGCCCAGTCGGTAATGTAAACCTCGCTGCTCTCGAGCATCCGTTCGACGGTACCGCGCAGCAACGTGGCGTAGTGCCCGCTCATCGGAGCGACAATCAGTACCTTGGGCGAGCCGTCATCCAGCCCTGGGTGCGTGAAGCGGAGCAGGTCGCCGAACGGCTTGTGCATCACGATCGATTCGATCACCGGCCAACTGTCCTCACCAACGGTAACCGCATCGATCCCGAACTCGGGCTTGCCGCGCGACTGGGTGGCATGGGCGAATACTTCGAGCGCGCTGGCCATCGTCGGGCCGAGCCCGGTGTAGCCCATCGGCAGAACCGGGTTGCTCAGCAATTCCGACCCTATCGATGCCAATGCGCTCGCGCTGTTGAGCCACGCACGCTGCAGCTCGTAAGTGTAATAAAGCAAACCCGTTCCCCTGCTGTCGGTGGCGCTTTCTTATG
Above is a window of Tsuneonella mangrovi DNA encoding:
- a CDS encoding polyhydroxyalkanoate depolymerase produces the protein MLYYTYELQRAWLNSASALASIGSELLSNPVLPMGYTGLGPTMASALEVFAHATQSRGKPEFGIDAVTVGEDSWPVIESIVMHKPFGDLLRFTHPGLDDGSPKVLIVAPMSGHYATLLRGTVERMLESSEVYITDWADAKMVPDEAGRFDLDDYIDYLIEYLEYIGPGTHMIAVCQPSVPAFAATAVMGAAKHPARPATLTMMGGPIDTRCSPTTVNDLAMERPIEWFRHTVIATVPMRYPGHGRRVYPGFMQLASFMSMNLGSHLMSHYDMFKHLTAGDEESADAAKAFYDEYRSVCDMTAEFYLQTVEEVFQTHSLPNGEFVHRGRVIDLGAITDTALLAVEGERDDISGLGQTKAALDLAANLPATKKRYLMAEGAGHYGIFNGSRWRTKIAPVVEEFIAAHSRPALKQVA